One genomic region from Augochlora pura isolate Apur16 chromosome 7, APUR_v2.2.1, whole genome shotgun sequence encodes:
- the LOC144473409 gene encoding uncharacterized protein LOC144473409 produces MTDATANNAQAPQRTFTIENNVLIGKKVSYDFKHKSGGEYLYERMKNNPSVVAQVDTITGEETTFEQLLDRAVKCALWLRKEGIKKGDVIAIATHNQSDSFVPCIAALFIGVIFNPWDPGMNTNLARHFIKLTQPKVVFANEKSTGVVLDAAKIEGFDTKVVTFGDYLGTMSFSDILKGHTRSEVSSFQCEDIALDDTALILFSSGTTGLPKGVELSHKMVLVTLADNSAVHLTAISRPLWFSTLCWISGILCSLKIFGTSARKIIGPDFEPQKACELVEKYKVTWLFLSTSMANRLGRYEDLGKYDLSSLKCVFIGGAILKKESQDMLREYLPNALVAQGYGMTELGGAIASQNPNSTSGSCGTIVANCEMKIVDVQTGKCLGPDQQGELCIKSNIVMKGYYKNPIATKEILDKDGWVHTGDLAYYNDLGELFIVDRIKEIVKYRGCQITPSIIEDLLQTHPGVIEVAVVGIPHPTDDEHLVAFVSKVPDMEVSANELITKVEKNCVDAYRLRGGVKFMPTLPHTATGKIARAQLRNIAKSLAAH; encoded by the exons ATGACAGATGCTACGGCTAATAAC GCGCAAGCACCGCAACGGACGTTCACCATCGAGAACAATGTGCTCATAGGGAAGAAGGTGTCGTACGATTTCAAACATAAGAGTGGCGGTGAATACCTGTACGAACGGATGAAGAATAATCCGAGCGTGGTTGCACAG GTGGACACCATCACGGGGGAGGAAACTACTTTCGAGCAGTTGCTGGATCGAGCGGTGAAATGCGCCCTTTGGTTGAGGAAGGAGGGCATCAAGAAAGGAGACGTCATTGCGATCGCGACGCACAATCAATCCGACTCCTTCGTTCCGTGCATTGCCGCGCTTTTCATCGGGGTGATATTCAACCCTTGGGATCCAGGGATGAATACCA ATCTCGCGCGccatttcattaaattgacGCAACCGAAGGTAGTTTTCGCAAACGAAAAATCGACGGGGGTGGTGCTTGACGCGGCGAAGATCGAGGGTTTCGATACGAAGGTGGTCACATTCGGCGATTATCTCGGCACTATGTCTTTCTCGGACATTCTCAAGGGTCACACGAGGTCCGAGGTATCGAGTTTCCAATGCGAGGACATCGCTCTCGATGATACAGCGCTGATACTGTTCTCTTCCGGCACCACCGGCTTGCCGAAGGGCGTGGAGCTGTCCCATAAAATGGTTCTCGTCACTTTGGCAGACAATAGCGCGGTGCACCTGACTGCTATATCGAGGCCGTTGTGGTTCAGCACTCTATGCTGGATCAGCGGCATCCTCTGCAGCCTGAAGATCTTCGGCACCTCGGCGAGGAAGATAATCGGCCCGGATTTCGAGCCGCAGAAGGCGTGCGAGCTCGTGGAGAAATACAAG GTGACCTGGTTATTCCTGAGCACGAGTATGGCGAATCGTTTGGGCAGATACGAGGATTTAGGAAAGTACGACCTCTCCAGTTTGAAATGCGTGTTCATAGGTGGCGCTATATTGAAGAAGGAATCTCAGGATATGTTGCGGGAGTATCTGCCAAATGCACTAGTGGCGCAAGGTTATG GTATGACAGAACTGGGCGGAGCTATAGCATCGCAAAATCCAAATAGCACCAGCGGTTCTTGCGGAACGATCGTCGCTAattgtgaaatgaaaattgtggaTGTCCAAACTGGAAAATGTTTGGGCCCGGATCAGCAAGGTGAGCTCTGTATAAAATCGAACATCGTGATGAaaggatattataaaaatccgaTTGCGACGAAGGAGATCTTAGACAAAGACG gCTGGGTACACACGGGCGATCTTGCCTATTACAATGACCTGGGGGAGTTGTTCATCGTCGATAGAATAAAAGAGATCGTTAAGTATAGAGGATGTCAAATAACACCTAGCATAATCGAAGATTTGTTGCAAACGCATCCGGGCGTTATCGAGGTTGCAGTTGTCGGTATTCCCCATCCTACGGATGACGAACACCTCGTTGCTTTCGTCTCCAAAGTGCCTGACATGGAA GTGTCCGCGAACGAGTTGATTACAAAGGTCGAGAAGAATTGCGTGGATGCTTATAGATTACGCGGGGGTGTGAAGTTTATGCCAACCCTTCCTCACACCGCCACTGGTAAAATAGCAAGAGCACAACTCAGAAACATCGCAAAGTCATTGGCAGCTCATTGA